The Pyrenophora tritici-repentis strain M4 chromosome 8, whole genome shotgun sequence genome contains a region encoding:
- a CDS encoding DUF1295 multi-domain protein yields MAAVHVLDNYYLAITFLITVAYQLFFFAIAFWFKFDKVTDFAGGTNFILLAILTLSFSENRGDARNIVASLFIILWAARLSGFLLFRILKSGKDDRFDDKRDKFWSFLGFWVFQMFWVWSVSLPVTILNSPNVTQFNQPDFGTGRDIAGIILWSIGFIMESVSDIQKYRFRTAHGSDGAVCNVGFFAWTRHPNYFGEIIIQFGIFMIAVSPAAYNYVSGGAYDALYASILGPFFLTILLMFVSGLTLQERPAAKKRYEKGTKWPEYQEYLHRTSILIPFPPQLYARMPVILKRTIFLEFPIYVFDPAKHADQSKVQAREAEEGQGRPSDEQGLRS; encoded by the exons ATGGCGGCCGTACACGTCCTCGATAACTACTACCTCGCCATAACCTTCCTCATCACTGTTGCCTACCAGCTGTTCTTCTTTGCCATCGCCTTCTGGTTCAAGTTCGACAAGGTCACCGACTTTGCTGGTGGAACCAACTTCATTCTTCTTGCAATCCTCACCCTCTCCTTCAGCGAAAACCGCGGCGATGCGCGTAACATTGTAGCATCACTCTTCATCATACTATGGGCAGCAAGACTCAGTGGCTTCCTGCTTTTCCGCATCCTCAAAAGTGGCAAAGATGACCGCTTTGATGATAAGCGCGATAAATTTTGGTCGTTTCTCGGATTCTGGGTCTT TCAAATGTTCTGGGTCTGGTCAGTTTCGCTCCCGGTGACGATCCTGAACTCGCCCAACGTCACGCAATTCAACCAACCAGATTTCGGAACAGGCCGTGATATCGCAGGAATTATCCTTTGGTCGATTGGCTTCATCATGGAAAGCGTATCCGACATTCAGAAGTATCGTTTCCGGACCGCTCATGGGAGCGACGGTGCGGTATGCAACGTTGGCTTCTTTGCCTGGACTAGACACCCAAACTACTTTGGAGAGATCATTATCCAGTTTG GTATCTTCATGATCGCTGTATCTCCAGCAGCTTACAACTACGTCTCGGGCGGCGCATACGATGCGCTTTATGCATCCATCCTCGGACCCTTCTTCTTGACCATACTTCTCATGTTTGTGTCCGGTTTGACCCTACAGGAGCGTCCAGCCGCAAAGAAGAGATATGAAAAAGGCACGAAATGGCCGGAATACCAAGAATATCTTCACCGGACGAGCATCCTTATTCCTTTCCCTCCGCAACTATACGCGAGGATGCCCGTTATCTTGAAGAGGACCATCTTCCTGGAATTCCCCATATATGTCTTCGATCCGGCGAAGCATGCAGATCAAAGCAAGGTTCAGGCTAGGGAGGCGGAAGAAGGTCAGGGCAGACCCAGCGACGAGCAGGGCCTGAGGTCCTGA